The following proteins are co-located in the Nitrospirota bacterium genome:
- the hypB gene encoding hydrogenase nickel incorporation protein HypB: MKVKVVTRILEANDRIAEENRKRFQEAGVYVVNLMGAPGAGKTTLLERTIGALKPHLRIGVIEGDIVGSDDAERIGAHGIPVVQINTGGACHLDANMINEVLDELPLKELDLLIIENVGNLVCPAEFRVGEDRKMMVLSVAEGHDKPLKYPLMFRESSALVLNKIDLLPYMNTDINKVRNDSLALNPQLKIFEVSCATGAGIDAWAQWLNGLIS; encoded by the coding sequence ATGAAGGTCAAAGTCGTCACGCGTATCCTTGAAGCCAACGACCGTATCGCCGAAGAGAACCGGAAGCGGTTCCAGGAAGCCGGAGTGTATGTTGTGAACCTCATGGGCGCCCCGGGAGCGGGCAAAACAACGCTTCTGGAGCGGACGATCGGTGCGCTCAAGCCACATCTCAGGATCGGCGTCATTGAGGGCGACATCGTGGGCAGCGACGACGCGGAGCGTATCGGGGCGCACGGCATCCCCGTGGTCCAGATCAACACGGGTGGCGCATGCCATCTCGACGCGAACATGATCAACGAGGTCCTGGACGAGCTGCCGCTCAAGGAACTTGACCTCCTGATCATCGAGAATGTCGGGAACCTCGTCTGTCCAGCGGAATTCAGGGTCGGTGAGGACAGGAAAATGATGGTCCTCTCCGTCGCCGAGGGTCATGACAAGCCGCTCAAGTATCCGCTCATGTTCCGCGAGTCCTCGGCGCTGGTCCTGAACAAGATCGACCTCCTCCCGTATATGAACACGGACATCAACAAGGTCCGGAACGATTCCCTGGCCCTCAATCCACAGCTGAAGATCTTCGAGGTCTCCTGCGCAACGGGCGCCGGGATCGACGCATGGGCGCAATGGCTGAACGGGCTCATATCATAG
- the hypF gene encoding carbamoyltransferase HypF, producing MAERAHIIVKGVVQGVGFRPYVFTLAEALQLKGYVTNTSEGVIIDVEGARVPEFLGRLTPEAPPLSRITDVVVTNLPPHGYPDFGIRESIDGKANLPFTLVSPDVSVCDDCLKELLSPVDRRYLYPFINCTNCGPRYSITRSVPYDRPNTTMAPFAMCPECRQEYENPRDRRFHAQPNACPACGPRVEFRPRSSESGLEGRHAIEEAVAILRQGGIVAVKGLGGFHIACDARNDEAVKRLRERKRKSNKPFAVMTASVDAAAQFSIISEREKDMLRSNRRPVVLLAKKAGHGLPEAVSPNNRFIGVMLPYTPLHYLLFFHPLGASGSEVTMPHFQALVMTSGNLSEEPIVRDNDEALQKLSDIADGFLLHDRDIFMRVDDSVVRVRDQVNSERPSQNSELSFLRRSRGYAPDPIELPDEGPDVLGCGADLKNTFTITKGRFAIPGQHIGDMENYETLKFFEESLANIKTVYRSEPAIIAHDLHPGYLSTRWAREQEARLYGIQHHYAHIGSVMAEHGLTGKVIGVAFDGTGYGTDGNLWGGEFLVAHLDGFERAGQFKYIPLPGGESAIREPWRTAISLVIQASGEKAGDVLERIGFMERYGEDRVSQVMKVAATAELAPLASGAGRLFDAASAILGVCDRNTFEGEAAMALEALTREGIEEEYPVELDAENGYTVVNFGPSIACMITDMGHALAREVISTRFHNTLASVVRRMVLDLSERYGIRSAALSGGTFQNLYLLNRTVKALSAGGMNVYTNRKVPCNDGGISLGQAYLVRERLKKAGPPPGRTFEGGPRTEPGA from the coding sequence ATGGCTGAACGGGCTCATATCATAGTCAAAGGGGTCGTCCAGGGAGTCGGCTTCAGGCCTTATGTCTTCACCCTTGCCGAAGCCCTGCAGCTCAAAGGCTATGTGACCAACACGAGCGAAGGCGTGATCATCGACGTTGAAGGCGCCCGCGTTCCCGAGTTCCTCGGCCGTCTCACCCCCGAAGCACCGCCGCTGTCCCGGATCACCGATGTCGTTGTCACCAACCTGCCCCCTCATGGCTATCCCGACTTCGGCATCCGCGAGAGCATCGACGGGAAGGCAAATCTGCCGTTTACGCTGGTGTCCCCCGATGTATCGGTGTGCGACGACTGCCTGAAGGAGCTCCTCTCTCCGGTTGACCGCAGGTACCTCTACCCCTTCATCAACTGCACGAACTGCGGCCCCCGTTACTCCATCACCCGTTCCGTGCCCTATGACAGGCCGAACACGACCATGGCGCCGTTTGCCATGTGTCCCGAATGCCGGCAGGAATATGAAAACCCGCGGGACAGGAGATTTCACGCCCAGCCGAACGCGTGTCCGGCATGCGGACCGCGGGTTGAATTCAGACCCCGGAGTTCTGAGTCCGGTCTCGAAGGCAGGCACGCGATTGAAGAGGCGGTTGCCATATTAAGGCAAGGCGGGATCGTGGCCGTGAAGGGCCTCGGCGGATTTCATATTGCCTGCGACGCGCGCAATGACGAGGCGGTCAAGCGTCTTCGCGAGAGAAAACGAAAAAGCAATAAGCCTTTTGCCGTCATGACGGCATCGGTGGATGCCGCCGCGCAATTCAGCATCATATCCGAACGGGAAAAGGACATGCTTCGGTCGAACCGCCGACCGGTCGTTCTCCTGGCGAAAAAGGCCGGTCACGGTCTCCCGGAAGCCGTATCTCCAAACAACCGCTTCATCGGCGTTATGCTTCCCTATACGCCGCTGCACTATCTCCTCTTTTTTCATCCGCTCGGCGCTTCGGGAAGTGAAGTGACCATGCCCCATTTCCAAGCCCTCGTCATGACGAGCGGCAACCTTTCCGAAGAGCCGATTGTCCGTGACAATGACGAAGCCCTGCAGAAACTGTCCGATATCGCTGACGGCTTTCTTCTGCATGACCGGGACATCTTCATGCGGGTGGATGACTCGGTCGTCAGAGTGCGGGATCAAGTAAATTCCGAACGTCCATCTCAGAACTCCGAGCTTTCCTTTCTCCGCCGTTCCCGCGGATACGCTCCCGACCCGATCGAGCTCCCTGATGAGGGGCCAGATGTCCTGGGCTGCGGTGCGGACCTCAAGAACACCTTCACGATCACGAAGGGAAGGTTTGCAATCCCGGGCCAGCACATCGGCGACATGGAAAATTACGAGACGCTGAAGTTCTTCGAAGAAAGCCTGGCGAACATCAAGACAGTGTACCGGTCCGAGCCGGCGATCATAGCCCATGACCTGCATCCGGGGTATCTTTCGACCAGGTGGGCTAGGGAGCAGGAGGCTAGGCTCTACGGTATCCAGCACCATTACGCGCATATCGGCTCCGTTATGGCTGAGCACGGTCTTACGGGCAAGGTCATCGGCGTGGCTTTTGATGGAACAGGATACGGCACGGACGGCAATCTATGGGGCGGGGAGTTCCTCGTTGCCCATCTGGACGGTTTCGAGCGGGCAGGGCAGTTCAAGTATATTCCGCTGCCCGGCGGCGAATCGGCCATCCGGGAGCCATGGAGAACGGCAATAAGCCTGGTCATCCAGGCGTCGGGTGAGAAGGCCGGGGACGTGCTTGAACGCATCGGATTCATGGAACGATACGGTGAGGACCGCGTCAGCCAGGTCATGAAAGTGGCTGCCACCGCGGAACTCGCGCCGCTCGCTTCGGGGGCGGGGAGGCTGTTTGACGCGGCGTCCGCTATCCTGGGCGTGTGCGATCGGAACACCTTTGAAGGCGAGGCCGCAATGGCTCTTGAGGCCCTTACGCGGGAGGGCATCGAAGAGGAGTATCCCGTTGAGTTGGATGCTGAAAACGGGTATACTGTCGTAAATTTTGGCCCGTCGATAGCCTGCATGATTACCGATATGGGACATGCCCTTGCCCGGGAAGTCATTTCCACGCGGTTCCATAACACCCTAGCCTCGGTCGTCAGGAGGATGGTCCTTGACCTCAGCGAACGATACGGGATCAGGTCCGCGGCACTGAGCGGCGGTACTTTCCAGAACCTTTATCTCCTCAACAGGACAGTGAAGGCCCTGTCCGCCGGAGGAATGAACGTGTACACCAACCGGAAGGTGCCCTGCAACGACGGCGGCATCTCATTGGGGCAGGCCTACCTGGTGAGAGAAAGACTGAAAAAGGCAGGCCCGCCCCCGGGAAGGACCTTCGAGGGCGGGCCGCGGACCGAGCCGGGAGCGTAA
- the hypD gene encoding hydrogenase formation protein HypD yields the protein MKIMLDELHLLARGIGRDLKLMEVCGTHTVEIFRHGIRDVIPKEITLLSGPGCPVCVTSVHDVDAAIAIARNPGVIVATFGDMMRVPGGTESMLEARSTGADIRVLYSPMDALQLAQLEKDREVVFFATGFETTSPLIAGTIAHAEQMGTRNFSVFVSHKLVPPALRALLDSPDVQVDGFILPGHVSTIIGRKPYDFVAREYRKPSVITGFEAREIIEGILMIVRQIAQKRASVEIQYRTAVRDEGNPRAVALLEKYFEPADAYWRGIGVLPKSGLKLRDEYASFDANRKFNPPASTATEPELCSCGDILRGVKIPTECPLFGTGCTPDAPVGPCMVSTEGSCAAYYKYGKY from the coding sequence ATGAAAATAATGCTTGATGAACTCCACCTGCTGGCCAGGGGCATCGGCAGGGACCTGAAACTGATGGAGGTCTGCGGGACGCACACGGTCGAGATCTTCAGGCACGGGATCCGCGATGTCATCCCGAAGGAGATCACCCTGCTGAGCGGTCCGGGGTGCCCCGTCTGCGTGACCTCGGTCCATGACGTCGACGCCGCCATTGCGATCGCCAGGAACCCCGGCGTGATCGTAGCGACCTTCGGTGACATGATGCGCGTTCCGGGCGGGACCGAGTCCATGCTCGAAGCGCGGTCCACGGGCGCGGATATCCGCGTGCTCTATTCCCCCATGGACGCGCTCCAGCTCGCGCAGCTGGAGAAGGACCGCGAGGTCGTCTTCTTCGCGACCGGGTTCGAGACCACGTCACCGCTCATCGCGGGCACGATCGCCCATGCCGAACAGATGGGCACGAGGAACTTCAGCGTCTTCGTTTCCCACAAGCTCGTTCCGCCGGCCCTCAGGGCGCTCCTCGATTCCCCGGACGTACAGGTCGACGGGTTCATCCTCCCGGGACATGTCAGCACGATCATCGGCAGAAAACCCTATGACTTCGTGGCCAGGGAGTACCGGAAACCGTCGGTGATCACGGGATTCGAGGCCAGGGAGATCATCGAAGGCATCCTGATGATCGTTCGGCAGATCGCACAAAAGCGCGCGAGCGTGGAGATCCAGTACCGGACCGCGGTCCGCGACGAGGGGAACCCGCGGGCCGTTGCGCTGCTCGAAAAATATTTCGAACCGGCCGACGCCTACTGGCGGGGAATCGGCGTCCTGCCGAAAAGCGGGCTCAAGCTGCGCGATGAATACGCGTCATTCGACGCGAACAGAAAATTCAATCCGCCCGCGTCTACCGCGACCGAGCCCGAGCTCTGCTCCTGCGGCGACATTCTCCGGGGGGTCAAGATCCCGACCGAGTGTCCGCTCTTCGGGACGGGTTGCACGCCGGACGCGCCCGTGGGCCCGTGCATGGTGAGCACCGAGGGCAGCTGCGCGGCATATTACAAATACGGAAAGTATTGA
- the hypE gene encoding hydrogenase expression/formation protein HypE, with translation MDRILLGHGSGGKLMHELIRKHISPAFGVEGAGDSAIVSVPKGRLAYTTDSYVVTPLFFPGGNIGELAVNGTVNDLAVSGAEPLYLTTGFVIEEGFPVADLQKIIASMAAAASKAGVRIVAGDTKVVNRGKADGIFINTSGIGILRDGRDISPSRIGKGDAVIISGEIGSHGVSVIAERNSLTFDPPIVSDTRALNGLVRSMYEASEKVHFMRDPTRGGLATTLKEAALESKLCIRIRETDLPIPPGVKGACSLLGLDPLFVANEGLLIAVVDNGAAEGILRAMKGHEHGRHAVIIGEVAESPAGMVLLETSVGGNRIIDMLQGEQLPRIC, from the coding sequence ATGGACAGGATCCTGTTAGGTCACGGCAGCGGCGGCAAGCTCATGCACGAGCTGATCCGGAAGCATATCAGCCCCGCCTTCGGCGTCGAGGGGGCAGGCGATTCGGCCATTGTCAGCGTTCCGAAGGGGAGGCTTGCCTACACTACGGACTCCTATGTGGTCACGCCGCTCTTCTTTCCCGGCGGCAACATCGGAGAGCTTGCAGTGAACGGCACGGTCAATGACCTGGCTGTCTCAGGCGCGGAACCGCTGTATCTGACCACGGGCTTTGTGATCGAAGAAGGCTTTCCCGTGGCCGATCTCCAGAAGATCATCGCATCCATGGCGGCTGCGGCGTCAAAGGCGGGTGTCAGGATCGTGGCTGGCGACACCAAGGTCGTGAACAGGGGCAAGGCCGACGGCATCTTCATCAATACCTCGGGCATCGGCATACTCCGTGACGGGCGGGATATTTCCCCCTCGCGCATCGGGAAAGGGGACGCTGTGATCATCAGCGGCGAGATCGGTAGCCACGGAGTCTCGGTCATTGCCGAACGGAACAGCCTGACCTTTGATCCTCCGATCGTGAGCGATACGCGCGCCCTGAACGGCCTGGTGAGGAGCATGTACGAGGCCTCCGAGAAGGTCCATTTCATGCGCGACCCGACCCGGGGCGGCCTGGCAACGACGCTCAAGGAAGCCGCTCTTGAGTCCAAGCTGTGCATCCGCATCCGGGAAACAGACCTGCCCATTCCGCCGGGCGTGAAGGGCGCTTGCAGCCTGCTGGGACTCGACCCGCTCTTTGTGGCCAACGAAGGTCTCCTGATCGCCGTGGTAGATAATGGCGCCGCGGAGGGGATCCTCAGGGCCATGAAGGGGCACGAGCACGGCAGGCATGCCGTGATCATCGGCGAGGTTGCAGAATCGCCCGCGGGCATGGTGCTGCTCGAGACCTCTGTCGGCGGGAACCGTATCATCGACATGCTCCAGGGCGAGCAATTGCCGAGGATATGCTGA
- a CDS encoding MATE family efflux transporter yields MQPNIRQQVFSLAIPVVLSSLLQRAVGIVDIFLVGGLGASSIAAVGIAQVLVFVVMSASWGINVGATVLVSQLWGAGRRADAATAAYQAMLIAVAVAAFITAFGLFFGPSVAALLGASGEVQDILAGYTHILFGFIFFTIAVNVLSGIMQGTGDTKTPLYATLIVNILHVLVAYPLIYGYLGFPRLGVKGAAIAISISECAGAAFLFARSLRRKYIVIRKSFEMKYTAMMYKLGYPIFIDRLFQNTGSLVFAKVILLYGTTVYAAHQVGLAIEAFSFMPGYGIAVAAATMVGQNLGAGKPEHARISAYEANRLAVIVMAGMGLVFFFFPYALLHAFTRDQEVIKYGILYMKIVAFAQIPLAITMVVGGSLRGAGDTGFIMFATIAGMWLVRLPVAALCAAVFHAGIRLVWSVMIVDWLVRMSLLLWRYRKETWGRLEI; encoded by the coding sequence ATGCAGCCAAACATCCGCCAACAGGTATTCTCCCTTGCCATTCCCGTGGTCCTCTCCAGCCTGCTCCAGCGGGCCGTGGGCATCGTGGACATCTTCCTGGTCGGCGGCCTGGGTGCTTCATCCATCGCGGCTGTCGGCATTGCCCAGGTCCTGGTCTTCGTGGTCATGAGCGCGTCCTGGGGCATCAACGTGGGCGCAACGGTTCTCGTGTCCCAGCTCTGGGGCGCCGGACGGCGGGCGGATGCCGCAACGGCCGCCTATCAGGCTATGCTCATTGCCGTCGCTGTAGCCGCTTTCATCACGGCCTTTGGCCTTTTCTTCGGGCCATCCGTTGCCGCGCTTCTCGGAGCGTCAGGTGAAGTGCAGGATATCCTGGCAGGATACACGCATATCTTGTTCGGCTTCATCTTCTTTACGATCGCCGTCAACGTTCTGTCCGGCATCATGCAGGGCACCGGCGATACCAAGACCCCGCTGTACGCCACCCTGATCGTCAATATTCTGCACGTGCTCGTTGCCTACCCCCTCATCTACGGCTATCTCGGCTTCCCCAGGCTGGGCGTAAAGGGCGCGGCCATCGCGATTTCCATCTCGGAATGCGCGGGCGCCGCGTTCCTGTTCGCGCGTTCGCTTCGGAGGAAATATATCGTCATCCGAAAATCCTTTGAGATGAAGTACACCGCCATGATGTACAAGCTGGGCTATCCGATCTTCATAGACCGGCTGTTCCAGAATACGGGCTCCCTCGTGTTCGCGAAGGTGATCCTGCTTTACGGAACAACAGTGTACGCCGCGCATCAGGTGGGCCTCGCCATCGAGGCATTCTCATTCATGCCCGGCTACGGCATCGCTGTTGCGGCGGCTACCATGGTGGGCCAGAACCTGGGCGCCGGAAAACCGGAGCACGCGCGCATCTCTGCTTACGAGGCCAACCGGCTGGCCGTGATCGTCATGGCGGGGATGGGGCTTGTTTTCTTTTTCTTTCCCTACGCTCTCCTGCATGCCTTTACCAGGGACCAGGAAGTGATCAAGTATGGTATTCTCTACATGAAGATCGTGGCCTTTGCCCAGATCCCGCTGGCCATCACCATGGTCGTGGGGGGGTCGCTTCGGGGAGCCGGGGACACGGGCTTCATCATGTTTGCGACCATCGCGGGGATGTGGCTGGTACGGCTGCCCGTAGCGGCACTGTGCGCGGCCGTGTTCCACGCGGGGATCCGCCTCGTCTGGTCGGTCATGATCGTGGACTGGCTCGTCCGTATGTCGCTCTTGCTGTGGCGGTACCGGAAGGAGACCTGGGGAAGGCTGGAAATTTAG
- a CDS encoding FixH family protein, with amino-acid sequence MMRRLLLIVTILVLAISGLTFAAGTDHRTKKGAFIFAMQTEPAEPVVGSNRIILTVKDAGSGAAVEGATVRVVPWMSIHGHGSPQETQVKEKGKGVYEVDDIYYSMGGAWELLLTIQKGIVEDAASVAVDIKSK; translated from the coding sequence ATGATGAGGAGATTGCTGCTTATCGTGACGATCTTAGTGCTGGCCATTTCGGGATTAACTTTTGCCGCAGGCACAGATCATCGGACCAAGAAAGGGGCCTTTATTTTCGCGATGCAAACCGAGCCAGCCGAGCCTGTCGTGGGTTCAAACAGGATCATACTAACCGTCAAGGATGCCGGGTCCGGAGCGGCCGTGGAAGGTGCTACGGTCAGAGTGGTGCCCTGGATGTCAATTCACGGCCATGGTTCTCCGCAAGAAACACAGGTAAAGGAGAAAGGGAAGGGTGTATATGAAGTAGATGACATATACTATTCGATGGGAGGGGCTTGGGAGTTATTGCTCACGATTCAGAAGGGTATTGTCGAGGATGCAGCGAGTGTTGCAGTTGATATAAAAAGTAAGTGA
- a CDS encoding diguanylate cyclase, whose product MKCEDLPERSMGKTKILLAEDDLTQASIMKDFLESNGHEVLLLAEGSSVMSVVKRDNPDVILLDRPSSDTDDTQVCRSLKRNRDTSGIPIIMLTNKSSPSDKIMGLTAGADDYIPKPYNHEELSALICARLRTKTEWDNLKQKTRRLEEMLSRVKTLAHVDPLTGLYNRRRFETVLASEFKRAMRYQFPLSCLMLDIDHFKKVNDKCGHIAGDHVLRDTVKIIQDNMRESDTVARWGGEEFAILSPNTSKEKALVVGERIRKAMSSYAFPSVGDIKITISIGIADVPHATISTIEQLIEAADAALYEAKKGGRNKVKVAS is encoded by the coding sequence ATGAAATGTGAGGACCTGCCGGAACGATCTATGGGCAAGACAAAAATACTTCTCGCTGAGGACGATCTCACGCAGGCAAGCATCATGAAAGATTTTCTCGAGAGCAACGGTCATGAGGTTCTCCTGTTAGCAGAGGGATCATCGGTGATGAGTGTCGTGAAGAGAGACAATCCCGATGTGATCCTCCTTGATCGTCCATCGTCTGACACGGATGACACGCAGGTCTGTCGCAGTCTCAAACGGAATCGGGATACGAGCGGCATTCCGATCATCATGTTGACCAATAAGAGTTCTCCTTCGGACAAGATTATGGGTCTAACGGCCGGTGCCGATGACTATATCCCGAAACCCTACAATCACGAGGAATTAAGTGCCTTGATCTGTGCACGGCTGAGGACGAAGACCGAGTGGGACAATCTGAAGCAGAAGACGCGCCGTCTTGAAGAGATGCTGTCGCGCGTTAAGACACTTGCGCACGTGGACCCCCTGACGGGTCTTTATAACAGAAGACGCTTTGAGACTGTTCTCGCCAGTGAGTTCAAACGAGCGATGAGATACCAATTTCCTCTGAGCTGTTTAATGCTTGATATCGACCATTTTAAGAAAGTGAATGACAAGTGCGGGCATATAGCCGGCGATCACGTTCTTCGTGATACGGTTAAAATCATTCAAGACAATATGCGGGAGAGTGATACGGTCGCGCGCTGGGGCGGCGAGGAGTTTGCCATATTGAGCCCCAATACATCGAAAGAAAAAGCGCTGGTAGTCGGGGAAAGGATCCGGAAAGCCATGTCATCCTATGCGTTCCCGAGCGTTGGCGATATAAAAATTACTATCAGTATCGGCATTGCAGATGTCCCGCATGCGACGATCAGTACGATAGAGCAACTTATTGAGGCTGCCGATGCTGCTTTGTATGAAGCAAAAAAAGGCGGAAGAAATAAAGTGAAGGTAGCATCCTGA
- a CDS encoding STAS domain-containing protein, which produces MVKFSLSSKAERDVAIMTPKGYLADLGAHRIEKVSERFLDRGFKKFIINFSSVEVINSVGISILVSVLQKTSECRCRVCFTEVSKLHRDIFKMTGLIKYIEVFRDDDTAMVSLNGKA; this is translated from the coding sequence GTGGTCAAGTTCTCTTTATCATCAAAAGCAGAGCGGGATGTAGCCATCATGACGCCGAAAGGGTACCTTGCCGACCTGGGAGCACATCGGATCGAAAAGGTCAGCGAACGGTTTCTTGACAGAGGCTTTAAGAAGTTCATTATAAACTTTTCAAGCGTCGAAGTCATCAACTCCGTCGGGATCTCGATCCTGGTGAGTGTTCTACAGAAGACATCGGAATGCCGTTGTCGAGTTTGCTTCACCGAGGTAAGCAAGCTCCACCGTGATATTTTCAAGATGACCGGTCTCATTAAATATATAGAGGTGTTCCGGGATGATGATACCGCCATGGTATCCTTGAACGGAAAGGCTTGA
- a CDS encoding alpha/beta hydrolase — translation MKTRIMTTLFLIAMSSVFALSAQAAQDDNPVAVQFTFHGRTVHGLLWGKGSYGVILSHGAIYDAASWTPLAIDIAKNGIVALALEEVEPDDILAAHSFLRERYGLKATGLIGASAGGSTALSAMARSPQQWDQLILLSGAGDVSGCGTAPKLFVASEGEGMAGAARQMAKDSPGTQNDVLIVRGSAHAQAIFRTSEGPGLTRAILERLINRAKEMK, via the coding sequence GTGAAAACAAGAATCATGACGACCTTATTTCTCATAGCCATGTCATCGGTATTTGCACTATCAGCGCAAGCCGCACAGGATGATAATCCTGTTGCAGTGCAATTCACGTTTCATGGCAGAACGGTGCATGGCCTGCTTTGGGGAAAAGGCTCTTATGGAGTCATCCTTTCTCATGGAGCAATCTATGACGCTGCGAGTTGGACCCCGTTGGCAATTGATATCGCAAAGAACGGTATCGTGGCGTTGGCTCTTGAAGAGGTGGAGCCTGACGATATCCTTGCGGCGCACTCCTTTCTTCGGGAGAGATACGGATTGAAGGCAACCGGGCTGATTGGCGCGAGCGCCGGCGGAAGCACGGCCCTGTCGGCGATGGCACGATCTCCGCAGCAGTGGGACCAGTTGATCCTTCTGTCCGGCGCCGGAGACGTAAGCGGTTGCGGAACGGCGCCCAAGCTTTTTGTGGCAAGCGAAGGAGAAGGCATGGCTGGAGCAGCGCGGCAAATGGCAAAGGACTCTCCTGGCACGCAAAATGATGTGCTTATCGTAAGGGGCTCTGCTCATGCCCAAGCGATATTCCGGACATCAGAAGGGCCAGGTCTCACAAGGGCAATTCTGGAACGCCTTATCAATCGTGCGAAAGAGATGAAATGA
- a CDS encoding AgmX/PglI C-terminal domain-containing protein, whose translation MTTSLLAEELARLREQIGHVRRKQEALTGELRLVEAELERLSADRPRFDALQDVCSALDKLKELKADELFWEGVAEARQAAGHRERVKSRVARFEGEIRGILEKQASLKDQINQCLDELSLLDEEVRDAYGREARREEEYVIEREISPVPDRAMSMPWSGESESERHFRKALLVALLLAFFLGTLIPLLKMPVPVRPAVVVVPERLVSMLKKEPPRPEPPKEEKKPVKDQEEKAPKEDRPEPTIQETQAARKKAEGTGLLALKNDFKDLMDETPAARLGTGARLSNQPAAGSAQARTYRSLVAMPSTGAGSSGGIGSAEVSRTIGHDHGDRIGGVGLAPVQSTVAVLEEEARPVSSGPGPARTDEEIQIVFDKYKATLYRIYNAELRKNPTLRGKIVLRITIEPGGEVSLCTVQSNDLASPDLVDQIVARVKKFNFGPKEKVPQTIILYPIDFLPGG comes from the coding sequence GTGACTACATCCCTCTTAGCAGAGGAACTGGCCCGCCTTCGCGAGCAGATCGGGCACGTCCGCCGAAAACAGGAAGCGCTCACGGGCGAGCTGCGCCTGGTCGAGGCGGAGCTCGAGAGGCTTTCCGCTGACAGGCCGCGGTTCGATGCATTGCAGGACGTCTGCAGCGCCCTCGACAAGCTGAAGGAACTGAAAGCGGATGAACTCTTCTGGGAAGGCGTTGCGGAGGCCCGGCAGGCCGCCGGACACCGGGAACGCGTGAAGAGTCGGGTCGCCCGCTTCGAGGGGGAGATACGCGGAATTCTCGAAAAACAGGCATCCCTCAAGGATCAGATCAACCAATGCCTCGATGAACTCTCCCTCCTCGATGAAGAAGTACGAGATGCGTACGGCCGTGAAGCGCGGCGCGAGGAAGAGTATGTCATAGAGCGGGAGATCTCCCCCGTTCCTGATCGCGCGATGAGCATGCCATGGTCCGGAGAGTCTGAGAGCGAAAGGCACTTCCGCAAAGCCCTGCTTGTCGCCTTGTTGCTCGCTTTCTTTCTGGGCACGCTGATCCCCCTGTTGAAAATGCCGGTGCCCGTCCGGCCGGCCGTGGTTGTGGTCCCGGAGCGTCTGGTCTCGATGCTGAAAAAGGAGCCGCCCAGGCCCGAACCGCCCAAAGAAGAAAAAAAACCCGTGAAAGATCAGGAAGAAAAAGCGCCGAAAGAAGACCGGCCCGAACCAACCATCCAGGAAACACAGGCCGCGCGAAAAAAAGCAGAGGGTACAGGGCTCCTGGCCCTCAAGAATGACTTTAAAGATCTGATGGACGAGACTCCTGCTGCGCGGCTCGGCACCGGGGCGCGTCTTAGTAACCAGCCGGCCGCCGGGTCAGCCCAGGCCAGGACGTATCGATCACTCGTCGCCATGCCGTCAACGGGCGCCGGATCCAGCGGCGGTATCGGCAGTGCCGAAGTCAGCCGCACTATCGGCCACGATCATGGCGATCGAATCGGCGGTGTGGGCCTTGCACCGGTACAAAGTACGGTTGCCGTGCTGGAGGAAGAGGCGAGACCGGTCAGTTCCGGGCCCGGGCCGGCGCGAACCGACGAAGAGATCCAGATCGTCTTCGATAAATACAAGGCAACGCTCTATCGCATTTACAATGCTGAACTTCGCAAGAACCCCACCCTGCGCGGCAAGATCGTCCTGCGCATCACCATCGAGCCTGGCGGAGAGGTGTCACTCTGTACGGTGCAGTCGAATGACCTGGCGTCTCCGGACCTTGTGGACCAGATTGTGGCGCGAGTCAAGAAGTTCAACTTCGGACCGAAGGAGAAGGTTCCTCAGACCATCATTCTGTATCCCATTGATTTCCTGCCCGGTGGCTAG
- a CDS encoding biopolymer transporter ExbD — protein sequence MRDNRRMKRMERTNRKGQITGLGLNLIPMMDVLTVLVFFLLFHSFNGDMPEARIKLPDSVVETRPRETVHIVVTPELVLVQGEAVVSTSKLLNDSRETVYEVAERLKQLEPYLPITAAENKELTLLADKTVQFKVLKKIMSTCTASGYGRISLAVVQKAAIKNLMELP from the coding sequence ATGAGAGACAACCGGCGGATGAAACGCATGGAGCGCACCAACAGAAAAGGGCAGATCACCGGTCTCGGTCTGAACCTTATACCCATGATGGATGTTCTAACCGTTCTGGTCTTCTTTCTGCTTTTTCACTCGTTCAACGGTGATATGCCGGAAGCAAGGATCAAACTGCCGGATTCCGTTGTGGAGACCAGGCCGCGGGAAACGGTGCACATCGTGGTCACCCCCGAACTTGTGCTGGTCCAGGGCGAAGCCGTGGTCAGCACTTCCAAGCTTCTCAATGACAGCAGAGAGACCGTTTATGAAGTAGCAGAGCGGTTGAAACAGCTGGAACCCTATCTTCCCATAACGGCCGCCGAAAACAAGGAACTCACGCTCCTTGCCGATAAAACGGTTCAGTTCAAGGTGCTCAAAAAAATAATGTCGACCTGCACGGCTTCTGGATACGGAAGGATCTCTCTCGCCGTTGTTCAGAAAGCCGCAATAAAAAATCTGATGGAGCTGCCGTGA